A genomic stretch from Mycobacterium malmoense includes:
- the secG gene encoding preprotein translocase subunit SecG translates to MELALQITLVVTSVLVVLLVLLHRAKGGGLSTLFGGGVQSSLSGSTVVEKNLDRLTLFITGIWLVCIVGVALLIKYR, encoded by the coding sequence ATGGAGTTAGCCCTGCAGATCACCCTGGTGGTCACCAGCGTGCTGGTGGTGCTGCTGGTGCTGCTGCACCGCGCCAAGGGTGGCGGCCTGTCGACGCTGTTCGGCGGTGGTGTGCAGTCGAGCCTGTCCGGGTCCACCGTGGTGGAAAAGAACCTGGACCGGCTGACGCTGTTCATCACCGGCATCTGGCTGGTGTGCATCGTCGGCGTGGCCCTGCTGATCAAGTACCGCTGA